One genomic window of Myxococcales bacterium includes the following:
- a CDS encoding serine/threonine protein kinase translates to MSTTSLPRTLGKYRPIALIARGGMGNAYLAMAGGGGSFNKLVVLKVLKPELAEDTEFLDMFRDEARVAANLNHPNVVQTHEFGVEAGHFYIAMDFVDGQPLRGVRKRLHERKVPFLGAHLRVLRDVLEGLHYAHELTDHDGTSLHLVHRDVSPHNVMVGYDGHARLLDFGIAKVSGASHQTSTGVLKGKVGYMAPEQARCEVLDRRADVFSLGVMMWEAVVGARMWGDLIDVQVLAKLVSRDIPQVPAVVGGVPVPQALRAMIHKATAADREARYDTARALALDLDAYLDTLPRAETGARALSELVTQQFEVEREKRRRVVDEAIRQIRAAASTGEMPAMLGLTASGGAPSVPGPTLAILNTGVTYPSQPSFTPIDASHTLTPSHSMASSDPQRSSGPYSQPYSQPYSQAYSQPQPRSHTPSHPSLGATTGSLGATTGSLGATTGSPVMGASIDPGGRKSAAWAIAAVAGVCVLLLAVGAAALSAGRAQSGRAQSGPAPVPSAATSGSAALDVGLELVVAAGASTPSATVDGREVALGRELRVVRDSLDHTLVVKAPGHKDHTTAVRFDRDQRLSITLEVLPIDAGAATVAHSIPARPAPGRAVPAPAASAPAPEATAATPAGPKRPDRPIIEVLK, encoded by the coding sequence GTGTCCACGACGTCTCTGCCACGAACGCTTGGGAAGTACCGACCGATCGCGTTGATCGCGCGCGGCGGCATGGGCAACGCGTACCTCGCCATGGCGGGCGGCGGCGGGAGCTTCAACAAGCTCGTCGTGCTGAAGGTGCTGAAGCCCGAGCTGGCCGAAGACACCGAGTTTCTCGACATGTTTCGCGACGAGGCGCGCGTCGCGGCGAACCTGAACCACCCCAACGTCGTGCAGACGCACGAGTTCGGTGTGGAGGCGGGGCACTTCTACATCGCGATGGATTTCGTGGACGGTCAGCCCCTCCGCGGGGTGCGAAAGCGCCTCCATGAGCGAAAAGTGCCGTTTCTCGGCGCCCACCTGCGCGTGCTCCGCGACGTGCTCGAGGGGCTGCATTACGCGCACGAGTTGACCGACCACGACGGCACGTCCCTGCACCTCGTCCACCGCGACGTGTCGCCCCACAACGTCATGGTCGGTTACGACGGCCACGCGCGGCTGCTCGACTTCGGCATCGCGAAGGTCTCCGGCGCGTCCCACCAGACGAGCACCGGCGTGCTCAAGGGCAAGGTCGGTTACATGGCGCCGGAGCAGGCGCGCTGCGAGGTGCTCGATCGCCGCGCAGACGTATTTTCCTTAGGCGTCATGATGTGGGAGGCCGTCGTCGGCGCCCGCATGTGGGGTGACCTCATCGACGTGCAGGTGCTCGCGAAGCTCGTCAGCCGTGACATCCCTCAGGTCCCGGCGGTCGTCGGCGGCGTGCCCGTACCGCAGGCGCTTCGCGCGATGATCCATAAGGCCACGGCGGCCGATCGCGAGGCCCGCTACGACACCGCCCGCGCCCTGGCGCTCGATCTCGACGCCTACCTCGACACGCTGCCCCGCGCCGAGACAGGCGCCCGCGCGCTCTCCGAGCTCGTGACACAGCAGTTCGAGGTCGAACGGGAGAAGCGGCGGCGCGTCGTCGACGAGGCGATCCGGCAGATCCGCGCGGCCGCCTCGACCGGAGAAATGCCCGCGATGCTGGGCCTCACGGCGAGCGGCGGTGCCCCCTCGGTACCCGGGCCCACGTTGGCGATTCTGAACACGGGCGTTACGTACCCCTCGCAGCCGTCGTTCACGCCGATCGACGCGTCGCACACGCTGACACCCTCGCACTCGATGGCGTCGTCGGATCCTCAGCGGTCGTCGGGTCCTTACTCGCAGCCCTATTCACAGCCCTATTCTCAGGCATATTCGCAGCCGCAGCCGCGTTCGCACACGCCGTCGCACCCCAGCCTCGGGGCGACCACAGGCAGCCTCGGGGCGACCACCGGCAGCCTCGGGGCGACCACCGGCAGCCCCGTGATGGGGGCATCGATCGACCCCGGAGGCCGGAAAAGTGCCGCGTGGGCGATCGCCGCGGTCGCCGGCGTCTGCGTCCTCCTCCTCGCCGTGGGCGCCGCGGCGCTCAGCGCCGGCCGCGCGCAGTCCGGTCGCGCGCAGTCCGGACCGGCGCCCGTGCCCTCGGCCGCGACGTCGGGCTCGGCTGCGCTCGACGTCGGCCTCGAGCTCGTCGTCGCGGCCGGGGCGTCCACCCCCTCCGCCACGGTCGACGGCCGCGAGGTCGCGTTGGGTCGCGAGCTCCGCGTGGTCCGCGACAGCCTCGATCACACGCTCGTCGTGAAGGCCCCGGGCCACAAGGATCACACCACGGCGGTGCGCTTCGATCGCGACCAGCGCCTCTCGATCACGCTCGAGGTGCTCCCCATCGACGCAGGCGCGGCGACGGTCGCCCACTCCATCCCGGCGCGGCCCGCGCCCGGGCGAGCCGTCCCGGCCCCTGCCGCGAGTGCGCCCGCGCCCGAGGCCACCGCGGCGACGCCCGCGGGCCCAAAGCGCCCGGACCGACCGATCATCGAGGTGCTCAAGTGA